A window of Hevea brasiliensis isolate MT/VB/25A 57/8 chromosome 14, ASM3005281v1, whole genome shotgun sequence contains these coding sequences:
- the LOC131172702 gene encoding pre-rRNA-processing protein ESF2-like encodes MHAIDTIRIREEKKKRKLIAETEFHSLAKVLLQKEDAGDEEEDVNTEDFPEEVNPAEKFETTEGKQEFIKRSPIEEKNPKSNDEVVNRLEKKKSDGLIKEAAMAGKLGVCYLSRIPPHMDHVKLQYGEIQRINLSSEDPTTIVNRK; translated from the exons ATGCACGCAATTGACACAATAAGAATCAGAgaggaaaagaagaagagaaagctgATTGCAGAGACAGAATTTCATTCATTAGCCAAAGTCTTGTTACAGAAG GAAGATGCTGGGGATGAAGAGGAAGATGTTAATACCGAGGATTTTCCAGAGGAGGTGAATCCAGCGGAAAAATTTGAAACTACAGAGGGCAAGCAAGAGTTCATTAAAAGAAGTCCTATAGAAGAAAAGAATCCAAAATCCAATGATGAAGTGGTCAATAGGCTTGAAAAGAAGAAGAGCGATGGGTTAATAAAGGAAGCTGCTATGGCTGGTAAGCTTGGTGTTTGCTACTTGAGTCGAATTCCTCCCCACATGGATCATGTGAAGCTTCAATATGGAGAAATACAGAGGATCAACCTTTCATCTGAAGATCCTACTACTATAGTAAATCGCAAATGA
- the LOC110652617 gene encoding disease resistance protein RPV1-like, whose product MASTSSSTPPYKYDVFISFRGEIRYGFLSHLSAALHQKQINAFTDENLRKGEEISPALLKIIQESCVSIVIFSENYADSPWCLDELVKILECKETLGQTVLPVFYHVDPTDVQELTGNFGKAFAIAMHGEQVKGRLHKMDAWKHALMEVSNLSGWDSGNITYESKLVEEIVNDVLKKFIVGIWGMGGIGKTTIAQEVFRRNVTKFDAYCFVDNVKEIMTQQPSIVVRDKIIYQLLREKNIHENTLDLNAFIGRRLQSKKVFIVFDDIDDPNHLKKLAGECDLYNEGSRLIVTSRDWQVLKNVCSREGIYEVEKLVDYEDLKLFSLHAFKQNHPKEGYMELSLKAISYAGGNPLALTVLGSHLFDMGIEEWKSELKKLKGGSLMKIQDILKTSYDGLERNEKKIFLDIACFFKWENIYSVDMHDLLEKMGKDIVIEECKQPGRRSRLWNYEDVRHVLTTDMGTENVEGILLDMYKKDNLEISSTAFMRMCNLRFLKIQCYIGGQVLLPNNLKFLPQELRYLYWNYYPLTSLPLNFCPKNLVQLHMRSSKLIQLWNGDKSLGNLKLIDLSYSEHLIRIPDLSTSAPNLEFLFLMGCKSLVEIPSSLQNLSKLTQLKLDETGIQQLPSSIEHLSQLFNLSLIWCTRLVNLPSTIGKLKRLEELFLCGCSNLPSLPESIKQLTKLRRLNLTGCKRLKCLPELPSCLEYLNASDCICLESASTSFLFLKHEHEDDNDESADRSEDEDFFEDDKFLVFGDCINLKDENKVMEDVFEAHLLGQKVSLYMAGSEVPERMRYKNKSGSCLSFRLDLRHLIAFSFCAVIPTAVIDPTNYYFDLRKGITCRVDFIGESGQRHSHDFFLFGYRLSYFKYSSEHVVLWFSDNKFHSIDEECFVEASFHSTENVVEIIECGVHPIYSGNKKRSRNDEEQQPSLQRLEECHDFLNLSCHPHNNTKRRIINYEEEEKEEEASSLDLSLSLSLPGSS is encoded by the exons ATGGCTTCTACTTCTTCATCAACCCCTCCATACAAATATGATGTTTTTATTAGTTTTAGAGGCGAAATACGTTATGGTTTTCTCTCCCATCTCTCTGCAGCCTTGCATCAAAAACAAATCAATGCCTTTACGGATGAAAACCTTCGCAAAGGAGAAGAGATCTCACCAGCTCTCTTGAAAATAATCCAAGAATCATGTGTCTCTATTGTCATTTTCTCTGAAAATTATGCAGATTCTCCATGGTGCTTGGATGAGCTTGTGAAGATACTTGAATGCAAGGAAACTTTAGGACAAACAGTCCTACCAGTTTTTTACCATGTGGATCCAACTGACGTTCAAGagctgactgggaattttgggaaggCATTTGCAATTGCTATGCATGGAGAACAAGTTAAAGGTCGTTTACATAAGATGGATGCATGGAAGCACGCTTTGATGGAAGTAAGCAACTTATCAGGATGGGATTCAGGGAATATCAC GTATGAATCTAAATTAGTTGAGGAAATCGTCAATGACGTTTTGAAGAAATTTA TTGTTGGAATTTGGGGGATGGGAGGCATTGGTAAAACGACTATTGCGCAAGAAGTATTTCGTCGAAATGTGACAAAATTTGATGCTTATTGCTTTGTTGACAATGTTAAGGAAATAATGACACAACAACCATCGATTGTCGTACGAGATAAAATCATTTATCAGTTATTAAGGGAAAAAAATATACATGAAAACACATTGGATCTGAATGCTTTTATTGGGAGAAGGCTCCAAAGTAAGAAGGTATTTATTGTTTTTGATGATATAGATGACCcaaatcatttaaaaaaattagcaGGAGAGTGTGATTTATACAATGAGGGAAGTAGGTTAATTGTAACTAGCAGAGATTGGCAAGTACTTAAAAATGTTTGTTCAAGGGAAGGCATATATGaagttgagaaattagttgatTATGAAGATCTTAAACTCTTCAGCTTGCATGCCTTCAAACAAAATCATCCCAAGGAAGGATATATGGAGCTATCTTTGAAGGCGATATCCTATGCTGGAGGCAACCCATTAGCTCTTACAGTTTTGGGATCTCATTTGTTTGATATGGGAATAgaagaatggaaaagtgaattgaAAAAATTGAAAGGCGGATCTCTTATGAAAATTCAAGATATTTTGAAAACAAGTTATGATGGGCTAGAAaggaatgaaaagaaaatatttcTTGATATTGCATGTTTCTTCAAATGGGAAAATATATATTCT GTAGATATGCATGACTTGTTGGAGAAAATGGGTAAGGATATTGTTATTGAGGAATGCAAACAACCTGGAAGACGCAGCAGGTTGTGGAATTATGAAGATGTTCGTCATGTATTGACAACAGATATG GGAACTGAAAATGTTGAAGGGATATTACTTGACATGTATAAGAAAGATAACTTGGAGATAAGCTCCACGGCCTTCATGAGAATGTGCAATCTCAGATTCCTCAAAATTCAGTGTTATATTGGAGGACAAGTGCTTCTTCCTAACAACCTTAAATTTCTTCCACAAGAGCTAAGATATCTTTATTGGAATTATTACCCTTTGACATCATTGCCATTAAATTTTTGCCCCAAGAATCTTGTACAACTTCATATGCGTTCTAGCAAACTCATACAACTCTGGAATGGAGATAAG TCGcttggaaatttgaaattaatagATCTCAGCTACTCTGAGCACCTGATCAGGATTCCAGACTTGTCTACTAGTGCTCCAAATCTTGAGTTTTTATTTTTGATGGGATGTAAAAGTTTGGTTGAGATTCCCTCTTCTCTTCAAAATCTGAGCAAGCTTACTCAACTAAAATTAGATGAAACTGGAATACAACAGCTGCCCTCATCAATTGAGCATCTGTCTCAACTTTTCAATTTGTCCTTGATTTGGTGCACAAGACTCGTGAATCTTCCAAGCACGATTGGCAAATTAAAACgtcttgaagaactttttctctGTGGATGCTCAAATTTACCTAGTCTTCCAGAAAGCATCAAACAACTTACGAAGTTAAGACGGCTTAATTTAACAGGTTGCAAGAGACTTAAATGTTTACCAGAGCTTCCATCATGCTTGGAATACTTAAATGCGTCAGATTGCATCTGTTTGGAATCTGCATCAACTTCATTTCTTTTCCTAAAACATGAACATGAAGATGACAATGATGAATCAGCAGATAGAAGTGAAGATGAAGATTTTTTTGAAGATGACAAATTTCTTGTGTTTGGTGATTGCATCAATTTGAAGGATGAGAATAAAGTAATGGAAGATGTTTTTGAAGCACATCTGTTGGGTCAGAAAGTGAGTTTATACATGGCAGGAAGTGAAGTGCCAGAAAGGATGAGATATAAGAACAAAAGTGGGTCCTGCCTTTCATTCCGACTTGACCTTCGTCACTTAATTGCCTTTTCTTTCTGCGCTGTTATTCCCACAGCTGTTATTGATCCCACAAATTATTATTTTGATCTTCGAAAGGGCATTACATGTAGAGTGGATTTCATAGGAGAATCTGGACAGAGGCACAGCCATGATTTCTTTTTATTTGGTTATCGACTGTCTTATTTTAAGTATTCATCAGAACATGTGGTGCTTTGGTTCAGTGATAATAAATTCCACTCTATTGATGAAGAGTGTTTCGTTGAGGCCTCATTTCACTCCACTGAAAATGTAGTGGAGATAATTGAGTGTGGGGTTCATCCTATATACAGTGGAAACAAAAAGAGAAGCAGAAATGACGAGGAACAGCAACCATCTCTTCAAAGATTGGAAGAATGCCATGACTTTCTAAATCTCTCGTGTCATCCACATAACAACACTAAAAGAAGAATAATAAATTATGAggaagaagagaaggaagaggaggCTTCTTCACTCGATCTAAGTCTCTCTCTGTCTCTTCCTGGTTCCTCTTAA